The DNA region GAGCGGGTTGGTTGGTGTCCTGGATGTCCTAATGCAGTCCTCCATGCTACAGGGGGCAGcacagtctcctctcctgtccaggtTATCTTCTTGCTACTCATGTGTTCGGCCATGGCCCTCAGGCCTCTGTGTGTCGGCACCcattctgctgtgtgtgtgtgtgtgtgtgtgtgtgtgtgtgtgtgtgtgtgtgtgtgtgtgtgccacaaaCCAGCACTGCTTCCCCAGGGCACTTTGTGTGTTTTCTTCCACTGTGTGAAACCACAACAGACATGAACTGTTTTATTGGACTTGTACAGAAGGCTCTGTGATGCTGAATGGAGTAGGTACATATTTCCCCTGACCACTGGTCCAGGGACAGTTTTATTATTGTATCCTCCTAATGTATATGGTAAGATTGGTGGTaaggtaatctgatcctagatatgTGATCAGGGGAAACTCCTACCTCGCGCAAAGCCAGCATGTGGAGGATGTTTTCCTGCTCTTTCTCAGACATCAAGTTTTGTTTTGAAGGTTGACCAAAGTTAACTGAAGGGACTTTTTGAACCTTACAAATGTTTGCGATAGTCATTACAAATGTTCTAAATTGTCTAAATATGTTACCATCTTAAGTAACAAAGTGCAGAAAATGTAGCATGTTGGATTTAAAATGCTTCTGTCAGCTATGTACTCTAGTCGCTTAGTCGGGTTAATTCATACTTTTCTTTCAGCTGTGGGTGCCTGTAAGTATGACCTGTTAAAATGATGGGAGTCCTAAGTGGAACCGAGAGGGGCTGTGGTTTTTAAAAGGCTGCAAGTTTAGTATCTGTGTGTTTCAGCATCTCTTGGTTCATCTTGCATGATCTTACTGTGTGGGTTCACTAGACTGCCACTAGACCACAGGTTGATTTAATTGGCATTTTTAAAGAGGTTACATTTTGTGTTATGCTTTTAGGGATGGTGTGTAATAATGCTGAGAATATTTGTTTCTCATTCCAGCCCGACTTGCTGAACTTCAAGAAAGGTTGGATGGTGAAGCTGGATGAGCAAGGACATGTAAGCAAGAAATACAACCTAGGAACTTCACCAGAACAACTGATGTTGCTTTTCTATTGTTTCAGGGAAATTTAAACGCTTGAAGAAATAACATTTATTGATGCCATGAGATTTGAAAATGGCACTTTTCTGTTTGGTGAGTTTATCAAAGTAGGCAGTCGGTTGAAGTTCAAGCGGTTGTCTGAACGTTCACCTAGAACATTCCAGAATGTCTGTAGCATTCTATGGCCTTTTAGTGCCATGGGCCAGCCAGTCTTTGATGGCACAGCTTCAACGGGTGAAAGTTGAAAGGGTAATGTGGTGCTTCTCTTTTTACAGCTGTGTTTATTGTGTAGACTGATGCTCCAACGCTATATTACACGGTCTAAATTAACATTACGCTTTCATAGAAATCGTTACTTTTCAGAGGGCTACCAACATCACTTCAGTCTCCTCTGCTGTCATAGGGGTTTGTTCTGGTCTTTCTCTTTGCTTTGTGTATTGCACACAGAAGCCAAGCTCCTAATGTCATTACTCCATTTTTCTTAGTTTCTGGCACTAAATGTATGTTTTTTGCTCCGTCTACAGCAGTAACAGAACAGTTTCTGTATTCCCAGTGAACTCTGTGAcctgtgttccctctctccttttgtgAACAGTGGAAGAAGTATTGGTTCGTACTGACAGACCACAGCCTCGGATACTACAAGGACTCCATTGCTGAAGAGGTGACCTATTTTTCAATCCACCTAGACTGGTCATTCGTCCTAGTTTAACTGTGACCACCAACAGCAGCAATGGTAGTAGTTATCTTTAAAGAGATGGAATACATGTTTGCCAATACAGTTTTGGTTTCCTATTGATATCTTCGTATGTACCCAGTTAAAAAATGTATATTCTCCAACTCCTGCAGTGCTGATAAGAGTCTATTCTGTCTTCCTGATTTTGTTTTCATCATCTGTTATGTTGCTGTATTGCAGGCTTCAGATCTGGACGGGGAAATAGACCTGTCTACGTGTTATAATGTCACTGAATACCAGGCTCAACGCAACTACGGCTTCCAGATACATGTAAGCCCCAATCACTCGCGCACAACCTCCGATTATCTTTATGTAATAACAATGATTTGCATTTATGTAttcactttttaaaattattatttaaaAGCTCTTCAATGTAGGGATGTAACACACCCCTTTTACTATCACCCAAATAGTGCAGCAGTTAATAGCACAGTTTGAATCTAACGCCCCAACTGTCCTCCTCAGACCCAGGAGGGAATGCACACCCTGTCGGCCATGACTGCAGGCATAAGGAGGAACTGGATCCAGGCTGTCATGAAAAATGTCAGACCCTCCACTGCTCCGGATGTGGCAAGCAACCACGGCTCCTTCTCCCCACTGGAGGGACTGGTTCGGCCCGACGTGACCCAGGACTCTCTTTCCTCCGAAGCCTCATCCATGGAGCGGGAGCCAGGGCCAGGCCCCAAGAAAAGTCGGGCCCGCGAGCGCCGGCGAGAGGGCCGTTCCAAGACCTTCGACTGGGCCGAGTTCCGACCCATCGCCCAGGCTCTGGCTCAGCAGCGGGCCCAGGAGGCCGAGCCCCTGCAGACTGACCTAGGAGACCCCGATCGGAGCCAGAGGCGGGAAGAACGAAGGAGGAGGTATGAGTCTGTGACTAGTTCTTCCGTGGACCAACCAGCAGGCTCCGAGGTTGGGAGAATGGACTatgagagtgggggagggagtgAAGGCAGCCCTGGGGGTAAGAATGAGGGTACCCCCTCCCTGGAGAGGCAGcagaaggtggaggaggagatcGAGCAGCACTGGCAGCAGGTGGAACAGACACCCatcagggatgagaggagggtacCTCTGCCCTCGACACTGCAGACCAGGGAGACGGCCGAGCTGGAGAAACTGCTGGAGAGCTACAAGAAAGGGGTGAATATGGGTTTTGTGTACATGTGTATGTGAGTGCGCATGTGGTTCACTTGAACCGAGATCAATGCAATGTAAAAGATTGGGTTCTTAATCAGTGCTCTTCCTGTGTTTCCGTTCTGTGGTGCCTCTCACAGGTAGAAGAGCTGAAGGTGCAGTTGGAGAGCTGTCACCAGCAGCTGGTCAACTCCAACCAGCACAAACACAATCTGGAGGTCCAGCTGAAGACTGCTCTGGAGAGAGAGCAGCACGTCCGCACCGGATATATCTCCCCGGTAAGCCCCGCAGCTCTAgctgcttcttcttctcctccacctcctcatcctcaGAGCTGTTTTAGTCTCTAGAGGCAGTCGTGTTGAGTTCATACCTGAGCTACGATTTCATCAACTCAAAGTACAGATTGAACTGTGCGTTCTTCTTCCATTTCGTAACCTCCTTTGCATGTTGTATTTTTATTGTGAGAAAACATCAAACTGACTGACATCAAAGCTACAAACCAGCTCCAGAATGTGCCTTTGCATGAGTCCGTTCATTGCATGTGAGGAGAAACATGAAGATCTTGTTTTTCTGACTCCTTTTTACAGCTTCTTCTGGTTCTTCATCCCCTCTTGCTGTTGTTTTTTTAGATGTAGGACAGATGTCATGAACTCATGCTAGTGTATTGAACATGATGCATTCAATTAATGATTAACATTAGACGGATACGTTTCCTTATCAACGTTCCTGTAATGGTGTAAATGGCATGAATGCATTAGGCCACTAGACTTCGACAGTACAGCCATAGTTGTTGAAATGATGACTTTTGGCTCAGAACTGTATAAAACCTTTTCGGCTTGTCTCATTATGAATTGTTTTGCATGCATTTCATATTTTAACAACCACTGTTCCGACCATCCATTTTTCTTTTAACTGATGTGTGAGCCATACCATTATGCAGGTGTTAGTTGTCTATTGGattttgcgtgtgtgtgtctgtatgaggggaaaaagagagagcgagagaggtgatAATCTGTCCGTATGGTGGGTGAATTGCTGCTTTTTGAATTCCTCACCACATATTGTGTAAATCTGAGGTTATCAAAgacatttatttttcatttttttttatagtTTGTGTAACGATCAAAATTAGATTCAGTTAAAAGGAGACTCTGGATAAATGTTTGAGTTGATGGCTATGATGtttcgagagggagagagggaatgcagGCAATTTATGCTGACCTTTGCGTTTTTGCTGAAGCCTTCAAAACTGGTCATTGACATCCTCATAAGAAAGGAAAATAATACATTTCCTGTTCATGTTGTGGGTTTTACTGGAACCATACATTGTACCTGCATTGTTACATTTGCAATTACGCAATGTGATGCAATTTGATGAGTGCCTTTTGAGAAATGTTTCTGTTTTTGTGAAAGACAAGAAGAGTTCAGAAAAAGGAGATTTCAAGAACGTTGTTTATTCCTAGGACCTGGTATGCCACTCATCTCTAAGTAAACCACCTAGCTAGCACTAATTTTGCATTACTTACCCCATGAAATAACTCTTAACCATTTAATGTGCATGCTCTTTTGTGATTCACTAACCGTGGCCATTAAATCTCTTTCCATTGCTCTAAGTCTAATAATTTAGCCAAATGATAGAAGCTGGGTTCTACCTCTTAATGTTTTTAATCATTATGTTTAGTTACATAATTTTGTAGTGGGATTCTATGAATCCAGAGTGAAATAATCAATGGATTACCTAAAATAATTTAGCTAGCCTTTTTCACCCCGCTGTGTGTGTTAACCAACTGTCTGGTCCCCTTTTCCAAGCTGGATCTCCCTTTGGTTCTGGAGGCTGATATCGAGCCCCAGACGAAGAGGCCAGAACTGGTTCATTCACAAGCTCAGAGCTTAGCAAGGAAGTACCAGGAGACCAAAGAGCTCCTGCAGCTAcaagaactgaaaaagcgcaATATGCAGGCACAGCTTGGACTCTCGCTTTCTCACCTCTCCATCAAGGAACCTTACCTTCCCGACCCCCAAACAGCCCTTCTGAACAGCCTGCCTCCGTCAAAGCCACCCGTCGAAAAGGCCGTCAGCTTTTTGATCAAAGATAGTGCAGACGTTATTCAAGAGTTAGAGGACTTGATCTCAGGAAAGCTCCTGACTCTAAAGGGACTGGATAGATTGCTAGGATCTCACAGTGAATTCAGTCTGGAGGGTAGTCAGGATATAGGAGAAAGGGGTAGCTGCGAGAGGCTCTTGCAGAGCTGGAAGTATCAGCAGGAGGTAGAGAACGAGATTATGAGGAAGAGCTTGGCCAGGGCGGGCGAAAGCATCCACAATTACGAATCACGACTCCTGACCATGGAAGACATGCTGGGAAGGGTTCAGAAGCAGAAGGTGGAGAGCCTGAAGAGCTCTTATGGACCGCTGTGTCAAAATGAAGAGCACTCTGAAAGCCACGAGATCACAATCAGGACTTTGTCCCAGAGGGTCGAACTTCTAACGAGCGAAAATGGAGCGCTGCACCAGCGCTATCAGGAGATAGTGAACCAACTAACTGAGGCAGACAGGGAGATAGATAGGCTTAAAGCTGAGCTAATCAACCTGCAAGGCGGGAAACAGCACCTACTGGTCCTAGAGGAGCTGAACGGAGTTAGGGCCAGACTAGCGGAGAGCGAAGCCCACGCTATCGACAGGGAGTTCTATGAGCGTGAGCTGAATGAGAAGTCTGTGAAGCTTCATGAGGCGCTGGTCACCTTGGAGGTGCTAGGAAACAGCCTGAATGACACGGAGAGAAGACTGCAGCTGAAAGAGGCCACTCTCAAAGGTCTGGGATTCCACATGGCCAAGGAAGTTGACGATGAGCCCCCTAAGGAGAAACTCAAAGAGCAGCTGGAGGCCACAGAGGCCAAGCTCTTAGAAAAGGAAGCTCTCCTTCAGTCCACACAGCATCTTTGTAGAGAACTTCAAGCTCAGACGGTTGAACTTAAAACTAGAAACCAGGAATCTGAGAGACTCCAGAGTCAGAAACTTGTAGAGGCAGAGAATGAGATTAGGATGTTGCGAGCAAAGTTAGAGGTAGAGGCAAAGTCAGCTCGGGGGGAACAAGAAGTGAATGTTAGTGAAGAGATGATGCAGACAAGTGAGAGGCAGGTAGTAGACGAAAGTGTTATAAAGCAATTAGTAGGTGGGGTAAAGATGAAGTCTGAGGCCCTTAGgcaggtattagaggtgttagcgaAGGTAGATATTAGTGTGGACAAAACACTAATTGATATGAAAAGcactttacatatcacagactGCCTTGGGTCCTTTGAAGAGGAGCCGGATGAAGTAAGTCAGAGAGTAATGAAAAGGTTGGTATTCGAGGCAGAGTTCTGTAGTCGTCTGTTAAGTgctgtagaggttaacccaggcgaGACGGAAGGTGAAAGTGCATGTAGTTTTGAAAGGCATGTGGCAGAGCGTATGGTAGCTGAGAAGAGCATGTTACTGTTGATGAACAGAATTTGTCCTCGACCAAAGATGGAAGTTGATAATGAGATGACTGGGACTACACAGACCATGGAAGCAGACCTTTTGAATTGGTCCAGCTGGCTTGATAACGACACCAACACTCTCATTTTGAAAGATCTAACAGAGGCATTGCAAGATAAGGTGTTTTTATTGAACCTAATTGCCTCCACCATTGAGACGTCCACTAATGACAGGCTCCTGTCCTTGGTCCTAGCTAGCTTTGATTCCAGCAAACTAAAGAAACAATGGTCTGAGCACCTTGAAGACGCCGCCACAGAAGCCCACATGTCCTATCTCATAAGCAGGCTGAAGTTCCAACACGAGAAAGAGCTGAAAGAAACCATGCTTGAAAAACGTCCGATTGGCAACTCCGACTGTGCCAACTGCTCTCAACTGAGAGAACTGAACCGAGATCTACaatccaaaatggcggatatacAGAATTATCTGTCCAGCCCTGAAAGTCCTATGAGTGAAGATACTAGACCAATAACACACATTCAGATCGAAGGAGAGCCCATTGACTCCCTGGACAAGGCCATTCAGCTACAGGACATGGTGGCCAAGCACAAGCTGGAGCTGCGGGAGATCAAGGACGTCTACGCACAGGAAACAGAAAAGCTTCGACAGGAAGTGGCAAAGGTGGCCGAGATATTGCGTCTAGAACGTGAAGAGAACGTGAAGGAGATCGACTCTCTGACTGTCTGCATGGAGAACCTGAAGAagaaacaggagatggagaggagtgttCTGCTGGAAAAGCTCCACCACCAGATGGATGTCACCCCAGGAGGAAGCTATCTCACTGGGGCAGAGGATGGGATGATGTCCCCTGAGACCTCCACAACCTCTGCCCTCAAGAAGCAAATCCAGGATCTGGTGGCCCAGGTCTCAACCATGACGGAAGAGATGAAGCGGAGGGAGCGCCAGGGCGACGCAGCTACCCTCCGGCTGAAATACGACAAAGACCTGGAGAATCTGAAGGTGGAAGCCATTCCTTGTACTTGCTGTTCCTCCGTCCGTGATGCCTTCTGTCTCCTTGTGGCAACCCCCACCCTCCCCGACCCCTTCCGACCTGCCCTTACCCCCTTTCCCCTCGAACCCTGCTCTGCTCACTCTGCTTTCCTTTTCTTTGTAAAACAGTATCATCCAATGTTGCATGGTTGACTAATTCACTGTTGTGCATGTGGTTGTTGACACTAGTTTTGTGCTGAGGAACCCATTTTGTTTCACAGGAAAAGGTTAGTTAACTAGAACTCCCAGACCTAGGCCAACTGGAACATTGTTAATGTGGGAGGCAACCCATCTGCCTAGAGAGACTTACCAGAACCTGTCTGACAGTCACATGAAAGTCAGGCTGACAGAATTGATTTTTTAAGTCATGTTATATAGTGTCTATTAGCATATTTTCACATCCAATGCTAAATTTCCCCTTATCATACCATAAAGTATAGTTGCTGATGAAATGAGTTCCTCAGAAGGCACAGTTTGATGTGCTTGATTACAGATTCCTTTCTTCAATAGGCGTTGTATATTAGAAGTGTCAAAGACAAATGGTTGAACCCCTTTTAAAGCTGTCTAACTGAGttattttcaacagacacatgaTTTGGGTAATGAGGTGGATATATTGCTTTTTTTCTTGAGGATGAAATCAGCTGCATTTGAAGATTCGTGGGGCTTACCTTTTTGTCTTTGATGTTGTGATGTTGCTTTAACTGGCTATAAACGTTCAACTTTTCCCCTCCTGACTTGCTGATTAACAATTCATGGTAATTGACAGGCATTCAAAACAACATTGTAGAATACTTGAAGCTTAGACTAATGACTTTTTTAGAAAAGTGATGCTTAGAAGGAAGAAATGTAAAGCAAGATCTAATCGCAACTGAAAAGTTTACTAACCACAAGTCATTCCCTGATGATCATCTACCCAGAATCTTGGGTACTGTATGTAAACGTATAGTTACCCAGATGTTTCCATATGTCGTAGACCCAATGTTTGTATATATTTTGACTACAGAGTATTTCCAGGTCAAAATGTTTTCCTCCATTGTCATGGTCTCTCTAGATCACATTATGTTGTAGATGTGTATTAGAATTACACACGTAATTTATGATCAGGCTCcagctgtacagtcgtggccaaaagttttgagaatgacacaaatatttaaTTTCCACAAcgtctgctgcttcagtgtctttagatagttttgtcagatgttactatggaatactgaagtattattacaagcatttcataagtgtcaaaggcttttattgacaattatatgaagttgatgcaaagcgtcaatatttgcagtgttgacactTCTTTTTCaaaacctctgcaatccgccctggcatgctgtcaattaacgtctgggccacatcctgactgatggcagtccattcttgcataatcagtgcttggagtttgtcagaatttgtgggtttttgtttgtccacctgcctcttgaggattgaccacaagttctcaatgagattaaggtctggggagtttcctggccatggacccaaaatatcaatggtttgttccccgagccacttagatatcacttttgccttatggcaaggtgctccatcatgtttGAAAAGGCAttattcgtcaccaaactgttcctggatggttggtagAAGTTGCTCTCGGATGATGTGtttgtaccattctttattcatggctgtgttcttaggcaaaattgtgagtgagcccactcccttggctgagaagcaaccccacacatgaatggcctcaggatgctttactgttggcgtgacacaggactgatggtatcttctccggacaagcttttttccagatgccctaaacaatcagaaaggggattcatcagagaaaatgactttaccccagtcctcagcagtccaatccctgtaccttttgcagaatatcagtctgtccctgatgtttttcctggagagaagtggcttctttgctgcccttcttgacaccaggccatcctccaaaagtcttcgccttaCTGTGCGTGCAGATACACTCACAcgtgcctgctgccattcctgagcaagctctgtactggtggtgccccaatcccgcaACTGAATCAACTATAGGAGACTGTCCTGACGCTTGCTgcactttcttgggcgccctgaagccttcttcacaacaattgaaccgctttccttgaagttcttgatgatccgataaatggttgatttaggtgcagtcttactggcagcaatatccttgcctgtgaagccctttttgtgcaaagcaatgatgacggcacgtgtttccttgcaggtagccatggttgacagaggaagaacaatggttccaagcaccaccctccttttgaagcttccagtctgttattcaaactcaatcagcatgacagagtgatctccagccttgtcctcatcaacactcacacctgtgttaacaagagaatcattgacatgatgtcagctggtccttttgtggcagggctgaaatgcggtggaaatgtttttgggggattcagttcatttgcatggcaaagagggactttgcaattaattgcaattcatcttatcactcttcataacattctggagtatatgaaaattgccatcatacaaactgaggcagcagactttgtgacacaaatataaatgttcattctcaaaactttaggccacgactgtatatgaaTAGTTTTAAGAGCTGTTGTTTTCTGCATGTGTTTATTAGTCTTGCATAGAGTTTCTAAGCAGATGGCATGGGTTGTAAACCTCATGAAAGAAACATGCATGTAacttccaaaataaaggaaacacttaagTAAATTAGAGATACAATGTattttgaaagcaggtgcttccacacaggtgtggttatTGAGTTAATTAAGCATTTAATATGGGGTCATGTataaaatgcccagttgcccattattttggctagcATGACTGTAAGAAGAGATCTGTCACTTTGAAAGAAGCTTCTCAGtaaccagatctcaacccaatttaaTTGGTTCTCCAGATTCTGGAGTGGCGTCTAAGACGGCGTttttcaccaccatcaacaaactATGGAATTTCTCATGAAAGAATGGTATCGcattcctccaatagagttccagacacttgtagaatctatgtcaATGTACACTGAAGCTGTTCTGTAAGCTCGTGGTGTCCCAACAACCTATTAAGACACCTGTTGAgactatgttggtgtttcctttattttggcagttacatgcAGATCTTCGAGTCATGTTTACGACACAGTTGGATGCACAGATGACATGAAATGCAAGACATATGCTAATCCATGTATTTTGTTGCTGCTGGTGATATAATCTTTGTATAGTTGTTGTGTATAGGGATGGACAGGTGGTAGCCAGGTATTTTTGCAGTAGCAGTGCTCTTCCTGGTCATAGATGGCTGCTGTGTGTGCAGGACAGGTTTCATCCCTTGAACAGCACATTCCAACAGTTAGACCCACACTTTGTTTGCAAATTTCTCAATACTGTAGTTGTATACTATACACCAGCCACCCCATTAAACAggaaatggtccacacacacactaaacaaagGGCACGTGTTGCTTGTTGTGAAGTCACAACAGGAAGTGTCCCCATACAGttcgtcggaagtttacatacaccttagccaagtacatttaaacttagttcttcacaattcctgacatttaatccaagtaacaaTTACCTgttttaggttagttaggattaccaatttattttaagaatgtgaaatgtcagaataatagtagtgatttatttcagcttttatttctttcatcacattcccagtgggtcagaagtttacacacactcaattagtatttggtagcattgcctttatattgtttaacgtgggtcaaacgtttttggtagccttccacaagcttcccacaatgagttgggtgaattttggcctattcctcctgacagagctgatgtaacggaatcaggtttgtaggcctccttgctcgcacaagctttttcagttctgcccacaaattttctatagggttgaggtcagtgctttgggatggccattccaataccttgactttgttgtccttaagccattttgccacaactttggaagcatgcttggggtcattgtccatttggaagacccatttgcgaccaagcttcagcttcctgactgatgtcttgagatgttgcttcaatttgCATcaattttatgaagtgcaccagtccctcctgcagcaaagcaccccacaacatgatgctgccacccctgtgcttcatggttgggatggtgttcttcggcttgcaagcctcccccttttcctccaaacacaacgatggtcattatggccaaacagttctatttttgtttcatcagaccagaggacatttctctaaaaagtatgatctttgtcctcatgtgcagttgcaaaccgcagtctggcttttttttggcagttttagagcagtggtcttccttgctgagtggcctgtcaggttatgtcgatataggacccgttttactgtggatatagatacttttgtacatgtttcctccatcttcacagggtcctttcctgttgttctgtgattgatttgcacttttcgcaccaaagtacgttcatctcatgtctaggagacagaacgcgtctccttcctgagcggtatgacggctgcttggtcccatggtgtttatacttgcgtactattttttgtacagatgaacgtggtaccttcaggcgtttggaaattgctcccaaggatgcatcagacttgtggaggtctacaattctttttctggggtattggctgatttatttaaattttcccatgatgtcaagcaaagacgcactgagtttgaaggtagaccttgaaatacattcacaggtacacctccaattgactcaaattatgtcaattagcctatcagaagcttctaaagccatgacatcattttctggaattgtccaagctgtttaaaggcacagtcaacttagtgtatgtaaacttctgacccactggaattgtgattcagtgaattataagtgaaataatctgtctgtaaacaattgttggaaaaattacttgtgtcatgcacaaaggagatgtccagccgacttgccaaaactgtgggttgttaacaagaaatttgtggagtggtttaaaaactagttttaatgacccacacaatctaagtgtatgtaaacttcagacttcaactgtatatccagcCAGGAAGTTGGCTCTCTCTCAGTTCGTTCCCATCTAGGCCAGTTTCCCGAGCACTGGGGACTTATCCTTGTGAAAACAGACTTTGGCTAGAGAGGGAGCATAGGACAGCACCGTTGACTGAGTACTCGGATTAGCAGTGCTGAATAGAGGACGGAAGTAGGTTTTGGGTCGAGCTGGTCGGAAGGCTATTCAAATCCCCTCTTGTGGAAACATGCACTGTAATTATAATAGCATTGTGAATGGCTCTCTAAAGCCGTGTTGATCaggattaccccccccccccctcctctccccagcctcctttCTCTATATcaaggtttcccaaactcagtcctgggacCTCCCCATGGGGCACGTTTCGGCTTTTGTCCTAGCACTACACAACTGATTCAAATactcaactcatcatcaagctttgattatttgaatccgctgtgtagtgctagggggggaagaaaaaaaaatgcACCCAGGTAGGGCTGAGCGATAAGGTCTAAAACTCATCAATTTTCTCAAACTTATGGCCGATTCAcgatatacaataccagtcaaatgtttggacacagctactcatttcagatttttttatatttttttttactattttctactttgtagaatagtagtgaaaacatcgaaacgatgaaataacacatggaatcatgtcgtaaccaaagaagtgtttaacaaatctaaatatatttttatttgagattcttcaaaatagccaccctttgccttgacagctttgcacactattggcgttctctcaaccagcttaatgatgtagtcacctggaatgccattcaattaacaggtgtgccttgttaaaagttcatttggggaatttatttccttctttatgcgtttgagccagtcagttgtggtactgtaggggtggtatacagaagatagccctatttggaaaaagaccaactccatattatccAGAACCTAggctgaatatatatatataccttccacaaccataagatACACTTATAATTtaattattttataaaaaatTGTAACTTTAAATGTAACCAGAACCATGCATAATTTACATTCACTAATAATGTAGCAGGCATTATAGAAAATGAACACCTCAAGCCCAAGCACTTGGATCGAACTATAATTTCATAAGCT from Oncorhynchus nerka isolate Pitt River linkage group LG16, Oner_Uvic_2.0, whole genome shotgun sequence includes:
- the mprip gene encoding myosin phosphatase Rho-interacting protein isoform X1, which translates into the protein MSTAKENPCRKFQANIFNKSKCQNCFKPRELHLLTDQDLNQAKPIYGGWLCLAPEGTDFDNPMQRSRKWQRRFFVLYEHGCLRFALDESPSTLPQGTVNMNLCADVIDAEPKTGQKNALCIITPEQEYFIRGENKEIINGWTEQLVVYPRTNKQNQKKKRKVEPTTSQEPGPAKVAVTGSGIPEAGSEKVQDSSSIIWQEELSQREAEGAAVWPSADLPLLGSPPPSTGDCGSVGRGSDAGSVNGDEVDRSGLPLHGSVPLSHHDLLSPTGSCSSLGGVPRCLSPVPSDPFPSGSSLLSNGSHISGSVSSLDSDASGSTVTSTESHPAGRLGLGHGGHNDMPRSRRLEAEARKAEKRSRVRSPGEEKEAVFSPERSRSGVIEKLEALELENAERMEVEEAGRTGARQGRSEHRRFHKEEQRHDLGQSLDFPSTLPPLRRAKSLDRRTTESVMTPDLLNFKKGWMVKLDEQGHWKKYWFVLTDHSLGYYKDSIAEEASDLDGEIDLSTCYNVTEYQAQRNYGFQIHTQEGMHTLSAMTAGIRRNWIQAVMKNVRPSTAPDVASNHGSFSPLEGLVRPDVTQDSLSSEASSMEREPGPGPKKSRARERRREGRSKTFDWAEFRPIAQALAQQRAQEAEPLQTDLGDPDRSQRREERRRRYESVTSSSVDQPAGSEVGRMDYESGGGSEGSPGGKNEGTPSLERQQKVEEEIEQHWQQVEQTPIRDERRVPLPSTLQTRETAELEKLLESYKKGVEELKVQLESCHQQLVNSNQHKHNLEVQLKTALEREQHVRTGYISPLDLPLVLEADIEPQTKRPELVHSQAQSLARKYQETKELLQLQELKKRNMQAQLGLSLSHLSIKEPYLPDPQTALLNSLPPSKPPVEKAVSFLIKDSADVIQELEDLISGKLLTLKGLDRLLGSHSEFSLEGSQDIGERGSCERLLQSWKYQQEVENEIMRKSLARAGESIHNYESRLLTMEDMLGRVQKQKVESLKSSYGPLCQNEEHSESHEITIRTLSQRVELLTSENGALHQRYQEIVNQLTEADREIDRLKAELINLQGGKQHLLVLEELNGVRARLAESEAHAIDREFYERELNEKSVKLHEALVTLEVLGNSLNDTERRLQLKEATLKGLGFHMAKEVDDEPPKEKLKEQLEATEAKLLEKEALLQSTQHLCRELQAQTVELKTRNQESERLQSQKLVEAENEIRMLRAKLEVEAKSARGEQEVNVSEEMMQTSERQVVDESVIKQLVGGVKMKSEALRQVLEVLAKVDISVDKTLIDMKSTLHITDCLGSFEEEPDEVSQRVMKRLVFEAEFCSRLLSAVEVNPGETEGESACSFERHVAERMVAEKSMLLLMNRICPRPKMEVDNEMTGTTQTMEADLLNWSSWLDNDTNTLILKDLTEALQDKVFLLNLIASTIETSTNDRLLSLVLASFDSSKLKKQWSEHLEDAATEAHMSYLISRLKFQHEKELKETMLEKRPIGNSDCANCSQLRELNRDLQSKMADIQNYLSSPESPMSEDTRPITHIQIEGEPIDSLDKAIQLQDMVAKHKLELREIKDVYAQETEKLRQEVAKVAEILRLEREENVKEIDSLTVCMENLKKKQEMERSVLLEKLHHQMDVTPGGSYLTGAEDGMMSPETSTTSALKKQIQDLVAQVSTMTEEMKRRERQGDAATLRLKYDKDLENLKATCERGFTAMEDSHQKVIDELQRKHQRELENLHEEKERLLAEETAATIAAIEAMKNAHRSELEKELDKARKSNSNTENADIEEICRQHEEELCSFQREIEVLSEQYSQKCLENAHLAQALEAERQALRQCQRENQELNAHNQELNNRLAAEITKMRSMATEDGGGNTCNITHGKELYELEVMLRVKESEVQYLKQEINSLKDELQVAQRDKKYATDKYKDIYTELSIVKAKAERDLGRLREQLQLAHEALGEPSLEEVERAGGYDIMKSKSNPDILKMAAAAAKRSERTMRSKSLKEGLTAEQRLHLFDKDLKEF